The following are from one region of the Rhinoraja longicauda isolate Sanriku21f chromosome 11, sRhiLon1.1, whole genome shotgun sequence genome:
- the LOC144598144 gene encoding dynein light chain Tctex-type protein 2B: MGSHGFGETDRLKKCKGFQDLRVPKTQSALPRKGWGSVLAGSEMQRHQGRLPAKGGKEKRRQDHRTVQSQRSKPGTSSTRLASPAENIYEPRPTRTFSAEEARAAMRTVLEAKLDGAKYEPQGSALAAVELAECVKKAVKALGYDRYKIVCYLVLGETRPSDLSCSSRAVWSPAVDTYAEFCFQNDSLFALCLVFALYHE, translated from the coding sequence aTGGGAAGCCACGGCTTCGGCGAGACGGACAGATTGAAGAAGTGTAAGGGTTTCCAGGATCTCCGTGTGCCCAAGACGCAGAGCGCCCTGCCCCGCAAGGGATGGGGGTCGGTCCTTGCTGGCAGCGAGATGCAACGACACCAAGGCAGGTTGCCGGccaagggggggaaggagaagagGCGTCAGGACCATCGGACGGTGCAGAGCCAGCGCTCGAAGCCCGGcaccagcagcaccaggctggcgAGCCCCGCCGAGAACATCTACGAGCCCCGGCCCACCAGGACCTTCTCGGCGGAGGAAGCCAGGGCTGCGATGCGCACTGTGCTGGAGGCCAAGCTGGACGGTGCCAAGTATGAGCCCCAGGGCTCTGCGTTGGCGGCCGTGGAGCTGGCCGAGTGCGTGAAGAAGGCGGTGAAAGCTTTGGGTTACGACAGGTACAAGATCGTGTGCTACTTGGTGCTGGGGGAGACACGACCCTCTGATCTCTCGTGTTCCAGCAGAGCCGTGTGGAGTCCGGCCGTCGACACCTACGCTGAGTTTTGCTTCCAGAACGATTCGCTCTTCGCACTCTGCCTGGTGTTTGCCTTGTACCACGAATAA